One segment of Triticum aestivum cultivar Chinese Spring chromosome 2A, IWGSC CS RefSeq v2.1, whole genome shotgun sequence DNA contains the following:
- the LOC123188527 gene encoding squamosa promoter-binding-like protein 13: MDRKDKSRKSSSAASMAALAAAAAAGDVARADGMSGEEDQKLKLVNVPVVSVGGSSSSAAAVAVRRGSGAAGAVATGAAGAGGPSCQAERCGADLSEAKRYHRRHKVCEAHAKAAVVVVAGLRQRFCQQCSRFHELLEFDDQKRSCRRRLAGHNERRRKSSAEANGGDGCRHADQDGRTHPGNPPLNHFQIR; the protein is encoded by the exons ATGGACCGCAAGGACAAGTCCCGCAAGTCCTCCTCGGCAGCGTCCATGGCCGCGCTCGCCGCCGCAGCTGCGGCCGGCGACGTGGCCCGAGCCGACGGGATGTCTGGCGAGGAGGACCAGAAGCTGAAGCTCGTGAACGTTCCTGTGGTTTCCGTCGGCGGCTCGAGCTCCTCTGCCGCGGCGGTGGCGGTGAGGAGGGGCAGTGGtgctgctggcgccgtggcgacGGGCGCGGCTGGGGCAGGCGGGCCGAGCTGCCAGGCTGAGAGGTGCGGCGCCGACCTCAGCGAGGCGAAGCGGTACCACCGCAGGCACAAGGTGTGCGAGGCGCACGCCAAGGCTGCTGTTGTGGTCGTCGCCGGCCTCCGCCAGCGCTTCTGCCAGCAATGCAGCCG GTTCCACGAGCTTCTGGAGTTCGACGACCAGAAGCGCAGCTGCCGCCGGCGCCTGGCCGGGCACAACgagcggcggaggaagagctcggCGGAGGCCAACGGCGGCGACGGGTGCCGCCACGCCGACCAGGACGGGCGTACCCACCCGGGGAACCCGCCGCTGAACCATTTCCAGATCAGATAA